One segment of Drosophila mauritiana strain mau12 chromosome 3R, ASM438214v1, whole genome shotgun sequence DNA contains the following:
- the LOC117143214 gene encoding WD repeat-containing protein 44 isoform X2, which yields MSKLETDSDSSEEFFDAEDTTPNRHSTLCRKLPPEVAQEFIFPEPAVRVNAAASSDSDATPIGAGTPATRSPTNSLGARLKPQDAGVFLEPKPVIGPNSSTDGIFTNRSTHPFKVIETDAMSIQSMTSLGRVGRILAGSIDPSAISIDRESLASLNAQQQKQQAQQQQQAQPTSSTSSNTPPSVGNTSSGMSTPRVSPKHQQSGKEAAATTTGIPSAATSAQSSGVGSMVLQEPDVIASTKLAQSKTTDSITSSGPVAPPRRKKKSRNCSISSSDQYSLPPADNEDTDSDTRSVKSVQGLQQKLRDDFVMEFESSLNNATSSASNITLTCSSTKTVVSASASTSAASSSLPSTIAIHMRPMVASVTIAGPKLTQSLGSSSTSVHSKPSPSNSAKSNSAPARVSSIDPNQGLNLFKAIQGGYVVKPRDEASNKAQGPSQDEIERIEKMLMESANRPKLAGTGSNSLGSSTRYPGFYRGVNDKERRKSAGDEDVLKQMNIYVRTRTSSGKQLTDFEILEQVPVKNLDTGENMPLSEMRSPPVPEGWNPLSLHILKLTSHLEVIQKESDEESVIGIPPSIEGQQPDEEELETEDGSRLKKKTARIKRFFGTTMRKTVDKAKSIASEVSHARHKEDVADIVDAMNPEQNIKIKASSSNKGPYEFTKLQHVQDLSGEDTSAVWCMKFSSCGRLLATAGQDKVLRIWVLKDAYPFFQDMRNKYNADQKSSPTPSQESLVSQHSAEEAIAMATAAEKCTGPFMPKPFCTYNGHTSDLLDVSWSKNYFILSSSMDKTVRLWHISRKECLCCFQHIDFVTAIAFHPRDDRYFLSGSLDGKLRLWNIPDKKVALWNEVDGQTKLITAANFCQNGQFAVVGSYDGRCIFYNTDQLKYHTQIHVRSTRGKNRIGRKISGIEPMPGEDKILVTSNDSRVRLYDLRDLNLSCKYKGYLNVSSQIKGSFSHDGKYIIAGSENQCIYIWKTNHDYSKLSSVRRDRSDFWEGIKAHNATVTCAIFAPHPEAIIKPEPDEISNEKLAHNQPDPLVEQHKKGCGYVLVSADFNGAIKVFINKTKPKHSSLPYTAIAD from the exons ATGAGTAAGCTGGAAACGGATTCGGACAGTTCAGAAGAGTTTTTCGATGCCGAGGACACTACGCCCAATCGCCATTCGACTTTGTG TCGAAAGCTGCCGCCCGAGGTTGCCCAGGAGTTCATCTTTCCAGAGCCCGCCGTACGAGTGAATGCCGCCGCCTCATCCGACAGCGATGCTACGCCCATTGGCGCTGGAACGCCCGCTACCCGGAGTCCCACCAATAGCCTGGGTGCCCGGCTAAAGCCGCAGGATGCGGGGGTCTTTCTCGAGCCCAAGCCCGTGATAGGACCT AATAGCTCAACGGATGGCATTTTCACCAACCGTTCGACGCATCCGTTTAAAGTTATTGAGACCGATGCGATGAGCATACAGAGCATGACATCACTGGGTCGCGTGGGCCGAATCTTGGCAGGCAGCATTGATCCATCTG CTATAAGCATAGATCGCGAGTCCCTGGCCTCGTTGAATGcgcaacagcaaaagcagcaggcgcagcagcaacaacaggcgCAGCCTACATCGTCTACCAGCTCCAATACTCCACCGAGCGTTGGAAACACCTCTTCCGGGATGAGCACGCCCAGGGTGTCGCCCAAGCATCAGCAGAGTGGTAAGGAAGCAGCCGCCACCACGACAGGGATTCCTAGTGCCGCAACCTCCGCGCAGAGCTCTGGTGTTGGCTCGATGGTTTTGCAGGAACCAGATGTGATAGCAAGCACAAAGCTTGCCCAGTCTAAAACCACTGATTCCATCACCTCGTCGGGACCTGTGGCGCCACCGCGAAGAAAGAAGAAATCTCGTAATTGCTCCATCAGTTCCTCAGATCAGTATAGTCTTCCTCCTGCGGACAACGAAGACACTGATAGTGATACGCGGTCTGTGAAGAGTGTGCAGGGTCTTCAGCAAAAGCTCCGGGATGACTTTGTCATGGAGTTCGAGAGCTCCCTTAATAATGCAACTAGTTCAGCCTCTAATATCACCTTGACCTGCTCCTCCACCAAAACAGTTGTTTCAGCTTCGGCTTCGACTTCGGCGGCCTCTTCGTCCTTGCCATCGACAATTGCAATTCATATGCGCCCCATGGTCGCTTCGGTCACCATTGCTGGTCCAAAACTCACTCAATCTCTGGGCAGCAGTTCCACGTCGGTTCACTCCAAGCCAAGTCCATCAAATTCGGCGAAAAGCAACTCCGCGCCAGCGAGAGTTAG TTCCATCGATCCGAATCAGGGTCTGAATCTGTTTAAGGCCATCCAGGGAGGTTATGTGGTGAAACCACGCGACGAGGCCAGCAACAAGGCGCAAGGTCCATCTCAAGATGAAATCGAGCGCATTGAGAAAATGCTGATGGAAAGCGCGAACCGACCAAAGCTGGCGGGAACGGGATCCAATAGCTTAGGAAGCTCCACACG CTATCCCGGATTCTATCGCGGTGTCAACGATAAGGAGCGCCGGAAGTCCGCTGGCGACGAGGATGTGCTCAAGCAGATGAACATCTATGTGCGCACGCGGACCAGCTCAGGCAAGCAGCTAACCGACTTTGAGATCCTTGAACAAGTTCCTGTTAAAAATTTAGACACGGGAGAAAATATGCCGCTATCCGAAATGCGTTCACCACCAGTGCCTGAGGGATGGAATCCGCTCTCGCTGCACATCCTTAAGCTGACCTCCCACCTGGAGGTGATCCAGAAGGAGTCCGATGAGGAGAGTGTGATTGGCATACCGCCCAGCATCGAGGGCCAGCAGCCCGACGAAGAGGAACTGGAAACGGAAGATGGCAGTCgactgaaaaagaaaacggCCCGGATCAAGAGGTTCTTTGGCACCACAATGCGAAAGACGGTGGACAAGGCCAAGTCGATTGCATCCGAAGTGTCGCATGCGCGGCACAAAGAGGATGTGGCTGATATTGTTGATGCAATGAATCCCGAGCAAAATATCAAAATCAAGGCTTCCTCGTCCAACAAGGGACCTTATGAGTTCACCAAACTGCAGCACGTCCAGGATTTGAGTGGCGAAGATACCAGTGCCGTGTGGTGCATGAAGTTCAGTTCCTGCGGGCGACTCCTGGCCACTGCTGGACAGGACAAGGTGTTAAGGATTTGGGTTCTTAAAGATGCCTATCCGTTTTTCCAG GACATGCGCAACAAATACAATGCTGACCAAAAATCCTCACCTACGCCGTCGCAAGAGTCACTCGTCTCGCAGCATTCGGCGGAGGAAGCCATTGCCATGGCTACTGCCGCAGAGAAATGCACGGGCCCCTTCATGCCAAAACCCTTCTGCACCTACAATGGACACACCTCCGATTTGCTGGACGTCAGCTGGTCAAAGAATTACTTCATACTGTCAAGCAGCATGGACAAGACTGTGCGGCTCTGGCACATTTCCAGAAAGGAGTGCCTTTGCTGTTTTCAGCATATCGATTTTGTCACCGCTATTGCGTTCCATCCACGCGATGATCGCTACTTTTTGAGTGGCAGCCTCGATGGCAAACTAAGGTTGTGGAACATACCCGACAAAAAGGTGGCACTGTGGAATGAGGTAGATGGCCAGACAAAGCTTATAACGGCTGCCAACTTCTGCCAGAATGGACAATTCGCCGTTGTAGGGAGCTACGATGGTCGCTGCATATTTTATAACACGGATCAGCTGAAATACCACACGCAGATTCATGTGCGCTCCACCAGGGGTAAAAACCGCATTGGCCGCAAGATCAGTGGCATTGAGCCGATGCCCGGCGAAGACAAGATTCTAGTCACATCCAACGACAGCAGAGTGCGCCTGTACGATTTGAGGGACTTGAACTTGTCCTGCAAGTACAAGGGCTACTTGAATGTGTCCTCGCAAATCAAGGGCTCGTTCAGCCACGATGGAAAGTACATCATAGCCGGGTCCGAGAATCAGTGCATCTATATTTGGAAAACAAACCACGATTACTCAAAACTCAGTTCT GTTCGCCGCGATCGCAGCGACTTCTGGGAAGGCATTAAAGCACATAATGCTACGGTCACTTGTGCCATATTCGCGCCACACCCAGAGGCTATCATTAAGCCCGAACCGGATGAGATCTCCAATGAGAAG TTGGCTCACAATCAGCCGGATCCACTGGTCGAGCAGCACAAAAAGGGATGTGGTTATGTGTTGGTCAGCGCCGATTTCAATGGCGCCATCAAGGTGTTCATCAACAAGACGAAGCCGAAGCACAGCAGTCTACCCTACACGGCCATTGCGGATTAG
- the LOC117143214 gene encoding WD repeat-containing protein 44 isoform X1 yields MSKLETDSDSSEEFFDAEDTTPNRHSTLCRKLPPEVAQEFIFPEPAVRVNAAASSDSDATPIGAGTPATRSPTNSLGARLKPQDAGVFLEPKPVIGPLGRQRFHELRQCMQNDEDDNPGNTLTPDSQNSSTDGIFTNRSTHPFKVIETDAMSIQSMTSLGRVGRILAGSIDPSAISIDRESLASLNAQQQKQQAQQQQQAQPTSSTSSNTPPSVGNTSSGMSTPRVSPKHQQSGKEAAATTTGIPSAATSAQSSGVGSMVLQEPDVIASTKLAQSKTTDSITSSGPVAPPRRKKKSRNCSISSSDQYSLPPADNEDTDSDTRSVKSVQGLQQKLRDDFVMEFESSLNNATSSASNITLTCSSTKTVVSASASTSAASSSLPSTIAIHMRPMVASVTIAGPKLTQSLGSSSTSVHSKPSPSNSAKSNSAPARVSSIDPNQGLNLFKAIQGGYVVKPRDEASNKAQGPSQDEIERIEKMLMESANRPKLAGTGSNSLGSSTRYPGFYRGVNDKERRKSAGDEDVLKQMNIYVRTRTSSGKQLTDFEILEQVPVKNLDTGENMPLSEMRSPPVPEGWNPLSLHILKLTSHLEVIQKESDEESVIGIPPSIEGQQPDEEELETEDGSRLKKKTARIKRFFGTTMRKTVDKAKSIASEVSHARHKEDVADIVDAMNPEQNIKIKASSSNKGPYEFTKLQHVQDLSGEDTSAVWCMKFSSCGRLLATAGQDKVLRIWVLKDAYPFFQDMRNKYNADQKSSPTPSQESLVSQHSAEEAIAMATAAEKCTGPFMPKPFCTYNGHTSDLLDVSWSKNYFILSSSMDKTVRLWHISRKECLCCFQHIDFVTAIAFHPRDDRYFLSGSLDGKLRLWNIPDKKVALWNEVDGQTKLITAANFCQNGQFAVVGSYDGRCIFYNTDQLKYHTQIHVRSTRGKNRIGRKISGIEPMPGEDKILVTSNDSRVRLYDLRDLNLSCKYKGYLNVSSQIKGSFSHDGKYIIAGSENQCIYIWKTNHDYSKLSSVRRDRSDFWEGIKAHNATVTCAIFAPHPEAIIKPEPDEISNEKLAHNQPDPLVEQHKKGCGYVLVSADFNGAIKVFINKTKPKHSSLPYTAIAD; encoded by the exons ATGAGTAAGCTGGAAACGGATTCGGACAGTTCAGAAGAGTTTTTCGATGCCGAGGACACTACGCCCAATCGCCATTCGACTTTGTG TCGAAAGCTGCCGCCCGAGGTTGCCCAGGAGTTCATCTTTCCAGAGCCCGCCGTACGAGTGAATGCCGCCGCCTCATCCGACAGCGATGCTACGCCCATTGGCGCTGGAACGCCCGCTACCCGGAGTCCCACCAATAGCCTGGGTGCCCGGCTAAAGCCGCAGGATGCGGGGGTCTTTCTCGAGCCCAAGCCCGTGATAGGACCT TTGGGTAGACAGCGCTTTCACGAACTACGTCAGTGCATGCAAAACGATGAAGATGATAATCCAGGAAATACACTCACACCTGATTCTCAG AATAGCTCAACGGATGGCATTTTCACCAACCGTTCGACGCATCCGTTTAAAGTTATTGAGACCGATGCGATGAGCATACAGAGCATGACATCACTGGGTCGCGTGGGCCGAATCTTGGCAGGCAGCATTGATCCATCTG CTATAAGCATAGATCGCGAGTCCCTGGCCTCGTTGAATGcgcaacagcaaaagcagcaggcgcagcagcaacaacaggcgCAGCCTACATCGTCTACCAGCTCCAATACTCCACCGAGCGTTGGAAACACCTCTTCCGGGATGAGCACGCCCAGGGTGTCGCCCAAGCATCAGCAGAGTGGTAAGGAAGCAGCCGCCACCACGACAGGGATTCCTAGTGCCGCAACCTCCGCGCAGAGCTCTGGTGTTGGCTCGATGGTTTTGCAGGAACCAGATGTGATAGCAAGCACAAAGCTTGCCCAGTCTAAAACCACTGATTCCATCACCTCGTCGGGACCTGTGGCGCCACCGCGAAGAAAGAAGAAATCTCGTAATTGCTCCATCAGTTCCTCAGATCAGTATAGTCTTCCTCCTGCGGACAACGAAGACACTGATAGTGATACGCGGTCTGTGAAGAGTGTGCAGGGTCTTCAGCAAAAGCTCCGGGATGACTTTGTCATGGAGTTCGAGAGCTCCCTTAATAATGCAACTAGTTCAGCCTCTAATATCACCTTGACCTGCTCCTCCACCAAAACAGTTGTTTCAGCTTCGGCTTCGACTTCGGCGGCCTCTTCGTCCTTGCCATCGACAATTGCAATTCATATGCGCCCCATGGTCGCTTCGGTCACCATTGCTGGTCCAAAACTCACTCAATCTCTGGGCAGCAGTTCCACGTCGGTTCACTCCAAGCCAAGTCCATCAAATTCGGCGAAAAGCAACTCCGCGCCAGCGAGAGTTAG TTCCATCGATCCGAATCAGGGTCTGAATCTGTTTAAGGCCATCCAGGGAGGTTATGTGGTGAAACCACGCGACGAGGCCAGCAACAAGGCGCAAGGTCCATCTCAAGATGAAATCGAGCGCATTGAGAAAATGCTGATGGAAAGCGCGAACCGACCAAAGCTGGCGGGAACGGGATCCAATAGCTTAGGAAGCTCCACACG CTATCCCGGATTCTATCGCGGTGTCAACGATAAGGAGCGCCGGAAGTCCGCTGGCGACGAGGATGTGCTCAAGCAGATGAACATCTATGTGCGCACGCGGACCAGCTCAGGCAAGCAGCTAACCGACTTTGAGATCCTTGAACAAGTTCCTGTTAAAAATTTAGACACGGGAGAAAATATGCCGCTATCCGAAATGCGTTCACCACCAGTGCCTGAGGGATGGAATCCGCTCTCGCTGCACATCCTTAAGCTGACCTCCCACCTGGAGGTGATCCAGAAGGAGTCCGATGAGGAGAGTGTGATTGGCATACCGCCCAGCATCGAGGGCCAGCAGCCCGACGAAGAGGAACTGGAAACGGAAGATGGCAGTCgactgaaaaagaaaacggCCCGGATCAAGAGGTTCTTTGGCACCACAATGCGAAAGACGGTGGACAAGGCCAAGTCGATTGCATCCGAAGTGTCGCATGCGCGGCACAAAGAGGATGTGGCTGATATTGTTGATGCAATGAATCCCGAGCAAAATATCAAAATCAAGGCTTCCTCGTCCAACAAGGGACCTTATGAGTTCACCAAACTGCAGCACGTCCAGGATTTGAGTGGCGAAGATACCAGTGCCGTGTGGTGCATGAAGTTCAGTTCCTGCGGGCGACTCCTGGCCACTGCTGGACAGGACAAGGTGTTAAGGATTTGGGTTCTTAAAGATGCCTATCCGTTTTTCCAG GACATGCGCAACAAATACAATGCTGACCAAAAATCCTCACCTACGCCGTCGCAAGAGTCACTCGTCTCGCAGCATTCGGCGGAGGAAGCCATTGCCATGGCTACTGCCGCAGAGAAATGCACGGGCCCCTTCATGCCAAAACCCTTCTGCACCTACAATGGACACACCTCCGATTTGCTGGACGTCAGCTGGTCAAAGAATTACTTCATACTGTCAAGCAGCATGGACAAGACTGTGCGGCTCTGGCACATTTCCAGAAAGGAGTGCCTTTGCTGTTTTCAGCATATCGATTTTGTCACCGCTATTGCGTTCCATCCACGCGATGATCGCTACTTTTTGAGTGGCAGCCTCGATGGCAAACTAAGGTTGTGGAACATACCCGACAAAAAGGTGGCACTGTGGAATGAGGTAGATGGCCAGACAAAGCTTATAACGGCTGCCAACTTCTGCCAGAATGGACAATTCGCCGTTGTAGGGAGCTACGATGGTCGCTGCATATTTTATAACACGGATCAGCTGAAATACCACACGCAGATTCATGTGCGCTCCACCAGGGGTAAAAACCGCATTGGCCGCAAGATCAGTGGCATTGAGCCGATGCCCGGCGAAGACAAGATTCTAGTCACATCCAACGACAGCAGAGTGCGCCTGTACGATTTGAGGGACTTGAACTTGTCCTGCAAGTACAAGGGCTACTTGAATGTGTCCTCGCAAATCAAGGGCTCGTTCAGCCACGATGGAAAGTACATCATAGCCGGGTCCGAGAATCAGTGCATCTATATTTGGAAAACAAACCACGATTACTCAAAACTCAGTTCT GTTCGCCGCGATCGCAGCGACTTCTGGGAAGGCATTAAAGCACATAATGCTACGGTCACTTGTGCCATATTCGCGCCACACCCAGAGGCTATCATTAAGCCCGAACCGGATGAGATCTCCAATGAGAAG TTGGCTCACAATCAGCCGGATCCACTGGTCGAGCAGCACAAAAAGGGATGTGGTTATGTGTTGGTCAGCGCCGATTTCAATGGCGCCATCAAGGTGTTCATCAACAAGACGAAGCCGAAGCACAGCAGTCTACCCTACACGGCCATTGCGGATTAG